Proteins found in one Acinetobacter sp. XH1741 genomic segment:
- a CDS encoding GspH/FimT family pseudopilin — protein sequence MRGITPQEGFTLIELMVTIVVMAIIAMMAAPTFGDMLINQNLNRSTEDLVSTINQARMKAVVERRQITVQLNSTYIADTDNQINWMPSGKAQLKTGSATSIIFLMSGLVKDATGDTTFEICNKAAGNKSKIISISRMGVIQSNTAGTCS from the coding sequence ATGAGGGGAATTACTCCGCAAGAAGGGTTCACCTTAATTGAACTCATGGTAACAATTGTGGTGATGGCTATTATTGCAATGATGGCTGCGCCAACATTTGGGGATATGTTGATTAACCAAAATTTAAATAGAAGTACAGAAGATCTGGTATCAACTATAAATCAGGCACGTATGAAAGCAGTAGTAGAGCGTAGACAAATAACAGTGCAATTAAATTCTACTTATATTGCAGATACTGATAATCAAATCAATTGGATGCCAAGTGGAAAAGCTCAATTAAAGACGGGATCTGCTACCTCCATAATATTTTTGATGTCCGGTTTGGTAAAGGATGCAACCGGAGATACTACATTTGAAATTTGTAATAAAGCCGCGGGTAATAAATCAAAAATTATTAGTATTTCTAGGATGGGGGTAATTCAGTCAAACACGGCGGGGACATGTTCATGA
- the trmD gene encoding tRNA (guanosine(37)-N1)-methyltransferase TrmD gives MFFAVITLFPEMFEAITAYGISGRAAKRDIVRVTCINPRDFAEGSYRRVDERPFGGGPGMVMMAEPLAKAITHAKQLAAQAGCVHVPVVYMSPQGKTLNEQAVQQFVDYDGLIVLCGRYEGVDERLIQHYVDQEWSIGDYVLSGGELPAMVLLDSIIRRLPNVMSDEQSAIQDSFVDGLLDCPQYTKPDQFEGLDVPEILKSGHHANIEKWRFLQRYQRTLERRPELAEQVELTKQQKKWLKDTQKNSGNS, from the coding sequence GTGTTTTTTGCAGTCATTACGCTCTTTCCTGAAATGTTTGAAGCGATTACAGCCTACGGGATTAGCGGGCGTGCAGCAAAACGTGACATTGTACGAGTCACTTGTATTAATCCACGTGATTTTGCTGAAGGGAGTTACCGAAGAGTGGATGAACGTCCATTTGGTGGTGGCCCTGGAATGGTAATGATGGCTGAGCCTTTAGCAAAAGCAATTACCCATGCCAAACAACTTGCTGCGCAAGCAGGATGTGTTCATGTACCTGTGGTGTATATGTCTCCACAAGGTAAAACTTTAAATGAACAGGCAGTACAACAGTTTGTTGATTATGACGGCTTAATTGTATTGTGTGGACGTTATGAAGGCGTCGATGAGCGTTTGATCCAGCATTATGTTGATCAGGAATGGTCAATTGGTGATTATGTTTTATCGGGTGGTGAACTGCCTGCCATGGTGTTGCTTGATAGTATTATTCGCCGTTTGCCAAATGTAATGTCAGATGAGCAATCAGCGATACAAGATTCTTTTGTAGATGGTCTTTTAGATTGTCCGCAATATACTAAGCCAGACCAGTTTGAAGGGTTGGATGTTCCTGAAATTTTAAAATCGGGGCACCATGCCAATATTGAGAAATGGCGCTTTTTGCAGCGATATCAACGAACTTTAGAACGTCGACCAGAGTTGGCTGAACAAGTAGAGTTGACCAAGCAGCAGAAAAAATGGCTAAAAGATACACAAAAGAATAGTGGTAACTCTTAA
- the rplS gene encoding 50S ribosomal protein L19 yields the protein MSGKHPLVQAVENAQLKSDIPAFAPGDTVVVQVKVKEGDRERLQAFEGVVIAKKNRGLNSAFTVRKISSGVGVERVFQTHSPVVAKIEVKRRGDVRRAKLYYLRDLSGKAARIREKLPARKA from the coding sequence ATGAGTGGTAAACATCCTTTAGTTCAAGCTGTTGAAAATGCACAGTTAAAATCTGATATCCCTGCTTTTGCACCAGGTGACACAGTTGTTGTCCAAGTAAAAGTAAAAGAGGGTGATCGTGAACGTCTTCAGGCATTTGAAGGTGTTGTAATCGCTAAGAAAAACCGTGGTTTGAACTCTGCGTTCACAGTACGTAAAATTTCTAGCGGTGTTGGTGTTGAGCGTGTATTCCAAACTCACTCACCAGTTGTTGCTAAAATCGAAGTGAAACGTCGTGGTGACGTTCGTCGTGCTAAACTTTACTACCTTCGTGACTTGTCTGGTAAAGCTGCACGTATTCGTGAAAAATTACCAGCTCGTAAAGCGTAA
- a CDS encoding type IV pilin protein, translating into MVNKIKAFTLIELMIVVAIIAILAAIAYPSYQEYIRRTKRVDMQTTLQQIAMQIQRYKIANFKVTGATSSDLNIATSYPIQGTPLYTVNVTPVASGSLAAETWVLTATPIANTPQAGDGHIVLNYRGERCWIKGTDINSGTACVPSATSNWDGK; encoded by the coding sequence TTGGTAAATAAAATAAAAGCCTTTACCTTAATTGAACTAATGATTGTTGTAGCAATTATTGCGATTTTAGCGGCGATAGCTTACCCCTCTTATCAAGAATATATTCGCCGTACTAAGCGTGTGGACATGCAAACTACGTTGCAACAGATTGCTATGCAGATCCAACGCTACAAAATTGCAAATTTTAAAGTAACGGGTGCAACGAGTTCTGATTTAAATATTGCTACATCTTATCCTATACAAGGTACACCGCTTTATACAGTTAATGTGACCCCTGTTGCATCAGGTTCTTTGGCTGCTGAAACATGGGTATTGACTGCGACACCGATTGCAAATACTCCGCAGGCTGGTGATGGGCATATTGTTCTAAATTATCGTGGTGAGCGTTGCTGGATAAAGGGAACAGATATTAATAGTGGTACAGCTTGCGTTCCTTCTGCAACTTCGAATTGGGATGGCAAATAA
- a CDS encoding pilus assembly PilX N-terminal domain-containing protein, whose translation MKLKQRGSALIVVLIFLVAIMIVGTIAIRKGLISLNIATNSQVQQLVLQNSDSSFFQIENPTNLIQSLSATGLFGYISNANDKNKELVFCYRGDQSDFFNISRASLMQWIDGNSTPTNNALGTDGYCDALDTNNNWFTSGRKAVMTQVAVKFSTVGEDDPFYTRTRGLDEKEGQVQEAKRVKVFAVSLMPSLSSVSRADINKCLQQHMSEVTLPDGTAAPDVTNKSDLDNPLKSVTECLASLNVPFTTNVTEYTIAQDFN comes from the coding sequence ATGAAACTGAAGCAGCGTGGCTCAGCGTTAATTGTTGTACTCATTTTCTTAGTTGCAATTATGATTGTTGGTACGATAGCAATTCGTAAGGGTTTGATTAGTTTGAATATAGCAACTAATAGCCAAGTACAGCAATTGGTTTTGCAGAATTCAGATTCTTCTTTTTTTCAAATAGAAAATCCAACTAACTTGATCCAAAGTTTAAGTGCAACTGGTTTATTCGGTTATATCAGCAATGCAAATGACAAAAATAAGGAATTAGTTTTTTGTTATCGCGGAGATCAAAGCGACTTTTTTAATATTAGTCGTGCCAGCTTAATGCAGTGGATAGACGGGAATAGTACACCTACTAATAATGCATTAGGTACAGATGGATACTGTGATGCGCTTGATACAAACAACAACTGGTTTACGAGTGGCCGTAAGGCAGTCATGACTCAGGTTGCAGTTAAATTCTCGACTGTAGGAGAGGATGATCCATTTTATACAAGAACTCGTGGTCTCGATGAAAAAGAAGGACAAGTCCAAGAAGCTAAACGAGTCAAGGTCTTTGCTGTGTCATTAATGCCAAGTTTAAGTAGTGTGAGTCGCGCTGATATTAATAAATGTCTACAACAACACATGAGTGAAGTGACACTCCCAGATGGAACAGCAGCGCCAGATGTTACTAATAAATCTGATTTGGATAATCCATTGAAATCAGTAACTGAATGTCTAGCTAGCTTAAATGTCCCATTTACGACCAATGTCACTGAATACACTATTGCACAAGATTTTAATTAA
- a CDS encoding type IV pilin protein, which produces MKRKFTYSLGFTLIELMVVVAIVAIFAAVAIPSYQAYVLRADASRAQQQMQQIAVQLARQKSRNFNYKGFSTGSTAPVNLPVGAPGSAIKYRITVRDGDDTTKPLTDPTVLGQNWVIRAEASDPNNFTYLLGSNGLRCKNKATSNVTYITCGTGAEPW; this is translated from the coding sequence ATGAAACGTAAATTCACGTATTCTTTAGGCTTTACTCTTATTGAGCTAATGGTTGTGGTTGCGATTGTTGCTATTTTTGCTGCAGTTGCAATCCCTTCATATCAGGCCTATGTTCTACGAGCTGATGCTTCACGTGCACAACAGCAAATGCAACAAATCGCAGTGCAACTCGCACGTCAGAAATCTAGAAATTTTAATTACAAAGGTTTCTCTACCGGGTCTACAGCCCCAGTAAATTTGCCTGTCGGAGCACCGGGTAGTGCTATTAAATACCGAATAACGGTACGGGATGGTGACGATACAACGAAACCCTTAACAGATCCTACAGTTTTAGGGCAAAACTGGGTTATCAGGGCAGAGGCTTCCGATCCTAATAATTTTACTTATTTGTTGGGTAGTAATGGATTACGTTGCAAGAATAAAGCCACTAGCAATGTTACTTATATCACTTGTGGCACTGGAGCTGAGCCTTGGTAA
- the rimM gene encoding ribosome maturation factor RimM (Essential for efficient processing of 16S rRNA) → MTPTQNVPEDRIQIGQLRSAYGLNGWLWVYSNTEPMSNMFDYLPWYIETKAGWQTIDVKRWKTHGKGLVVALKGVSDRTGAESLVGANIWIAKSQLPKADVDEYYWSDLKGLTVLGLNDDEQEVNLGQIHELFETGANDVMVVRATPDSIDSEERMIPWHKDVVQRVDLEAGRIYVNWGVDY, encoded by the coding sequence ATGACACCAACACAGAATGTTCCCGAAGATCGTATTCAGATTGGACAGTTACGTTCAGCTTATGGATTGAATGGGTGGCTCTGGGTGTATTCCAATACAGAACCTATGAGCAACATGTTTGACTACCTGCCTTGGTACATTGAGACCAAGGCCGGTTGGCAAACAATAGATGTAAAACGTTGGAAAACACATGGCAAAGGCCTCGTTGTCGCTCTAAAAGGTGTGAGTGATCGCACAGGAGCAGAAAGCTTGGTTGGCGCTAATATCTGGATTGCTAAATCTCAACTGCCAAAAGCAGATGTAGACGAGTACTACTGGTCAGATTTAAAAGGCTTAACAGTGTTAGGACTTAATGATGACGAACAAGAAGTTAACTTAGGGCAAATTCATGAGTTGTTTGAAACTGGAGCCAATGATGTGATGGTTGTACGCGCTACACCAGACAGTATTGATTCAGAAGAACGCATGATCCCTTGGCATAAAGATGTAGTACAACGTGTTGATCTTGAAGCTGGTCGCATTTACGTCAATTGGGGCGTAGATTATTAA
- a CDS encoding PilC/PilY family type IV pilus protein — protein MDKRELKFSYHPKLLTSAIAALCTGLVASSVSQASDIDIYQKAKAGDITLMFVLDISGSMGYPQLQNDASACDIPSNVVQTGYNNVLSSNGVAEYKRYYCTATAPTYYYMKYGTSWYSCGNSSSQSDCTTKLKSAPSTSGLTSMSSNYSTYYYKAGPNTQYPDRITRVKDGMIDLLNGNTSKGILPVSDDKLIGLTTFSRPTQFNTSGEPTAADNLTGQVRIPARRLDAVVNGKTQRRLLIEEIAKLGARGGTPTAHAYAEAAAALMGTSTQGITNSGFNYAGVGATSGGNYVRPDSITKQMTGTTTQCSGQGIYVLTDGEPNSNTSASSLMTKALNGKSFACTDSDTGWNCIQQFSQFLLNNGSNPVGLKIKTAVVGFGSDFNIIPSFNRSLSLAENLANINNSAASANQKEAAKWGVNASGGWYSGSSSQDVVNSVNAFLGDLGSEIPAVTTGSPTIPKDSLNPAVLQKQAYFPQFQPTPDKNYQLWAGNLKKYAVVNGILKDRDNNTLISTATATKGQILPNRDFWAYTDNDSTNDNSDSNTPGSNSYTLKGGAWSQLLLTMNQTTQENRNLLTNRSADGSTTTTLRQIKKSDLTDTTYQTDGKRGYLMALLGYPMTVTQAKDPDHLVLNATPSTSLRQIGALMHSSPLLITNSGQITYANGVIDTQNREDYVLFGTTQGLLHIVKAGKNDSTSVDSNGGKEVFTFVPNEMIEKQPEAFLKNDAMNGGVDQLYYGVDGPWASYTQYVLDSSRKGLTVGKGYGSQEGKQIVYGGLRMGGRSYYALNLQDMSNPKLLFQISPDEQKTYYNGSSNTYAALSNMGQSWSKPSIGWVNWKKSDGKTTERKRVMFVGGGYDEGYESDTYNPSISQGAGVYMFDADNGKLLWWASAKATTAQGAEAYTQSDNLKYSVVSEIRTEDRNGDGLIDHLYFGDLGGQLFRIDLDNTAATNASFAKPPKLLLNLNNGAASPRFYEMPAFSVYDYNGTTFAVVSIGSGNRSKPLAQYASGQGYNYDAVYNIYDKDVADRNLYKADFVYQTPITNTNQLGEITNSNWNTYDDGAVALLSATRGWFYRFKSANIQDAKVFATPIVLNHRMFVSTFDGGKAGMSGDCGAGVKGESFLNQFCMPFGQCSKSTLTAENNGDFQCAPGTTCSQGAGIQDTTVVDDGGSNNNDGGGGNGGGSPNNKNYCVNMGNRGVTTIGGIIASNSSKMCLIPQRWYVR, from the coding sequence ATGGATAAGAGAGAGTTAAAGTTTTCATATCATCCAAAGCTTCTAACAAGTGCCATAGCTGCTTTATGCACAGGCTTAGTAGCGAGTAGTGTAAGTCAGGCGAGTGATATTGATATTTATCAAAAAGCAAAAGCTGGTGATATTACTTTAATGTTTGTATTAGATATCTCGGGTTCTATGGGATATCCGCAGCTTCAAAATGATGCTAGTGCATGTGATATTCCAAGTAATGTTGTACAAACTGGTTATAACAATGTGTTGTCTAGTAATGGTGTTGCCGAATACAAGCGATATTATTGCACTGCAACTGCTCCAACTTATTATTATATGAAGTATGGGACATCTTGGTATAGCTGTGGTAATTCGAGTTCGCAAAGTGATTGTACAACTAAGTTAAAGAGTGCACCTTCTACTAGTGGTTTGACCTCAATGTCTTCAAATTATAGTACTTATTACTATAAGGCTGGTCCAAATACTCAATATCCTGACCGTATTACTCGTGTAAAAGATGGCATGATTGATCTGCTTAACGGTAATACTAGTAAAGGAATCTTACCTGTTTCTGATGATAAATTAATTGGTCTGACGACTTTCTCCCGTCCAACACAATTTAATACTTCTGGTGAGCCGACTGCTGCAGACAATTTAACAGGTCAGGTTCGTATTCCTGCTCGACGTCTGGATGCAGTGGTCAATGGTAAAACTCAAAGAAGATTATTAATAGAAGAAATTGCGAAACTTGGTGCTAGAGGAGGTACCCCGACAGCTCATGCTTATGCAGAGGCAGCAGCAGCTTTAATGGGTACAAGCACTCAAGGGATAACTAATAGTGGTTTCAACTATGCTGGGGTAGGTGCAACTAGCGGAGGAAACTATGTACGTCCTGATAGCATTACTAAACAAATGACAGGGACAACTACGCAGTGTAGTGGTCAAGGCATTTATGTTTTAACTGATGGAGAGCCAAATAGTAATACTTCTGCATCGAGTTTAATGACGAAAGCTTTAAACGGTAAGTCGTTTGCTTGTACAGACAGTGACACAGGCTGGAATTGTATTCAACAGTTCTCGCAATTTTTACTAAATAATGGTAGTAACCCTGTTGGATTAAAGATTAAGACTGCTGTTGTTGGCTTTGGAAGTGATTTTAATATTATTCCATCCTTTAATAGATCGCTTTCTTTAGCGGAGAACTTGGCAAATATTAATAACTCTGCCGCATCAGCTAATCAAAAAGAAGCTGCAAAATGGGGTGTTAATGCAAGTGGTGGTTGGTATTCTGGTTCAAGTTCTCAAGACGTTGTAAATAGTGTAAATGCATTTCTTGGTGATCTAGGATCTGAGATTCCTGCTGTGACCACAGGTTCACCTACAATTCCTAAAGATAGTCTTAACCCTGCTGTATTACAAAAGCAAGCTTATTTTCCTCAGTTCCAACCGACTCCAGATAAAAACTATCAACTTTGGGCGGGTAATCTCAAAAAATATGCAGTGGTTAATGGGATTTTAAAAGACCGTGATAATAATACTTTAATTAGTACGGCAACTGCTACAAAGGGACAAATACTTCCAAATCGTGACTTTTGGGCATATACCGATAATGACAGTACAAATGATAATTCTGATTCCAATACGCCTGGAAGTAATAGCTACACTCTAAAAGGAGGAGCATGGTCACAGTTACTCCTAACAATGAATCAAACAACACAAGAGAATCGTAATCTTTTAACGAATCGAAGTGCAGACGGTTCAACGACAACAACTCTAAGACAAATTAAAAAGTCAGATCTAACAGATACAACTTACCAAACTGACGGGAAACGTGGTTATTTAATGGCGTTGCTTGGGTATCCAATGACTGTGACTCAAGCAAAGGACCCTGATCATTTAGTTCTTAATGCGACTCCATCCACTTCTTTAAGACAAATTGGTGCATTAATGCACTCCTCACCATTATTAATTACCAATAGCGGTCAAATTACATATGCAAATGGTGTAATTGATACTCAAAATCGTGAAGACTATGTCTTATTTGGCACAACACAGGGGCTTTTACATATAGTCAAGGCAGGCAAAAATGATAGTACTTCTGTGGATAGTAATGGTGGAAAAGAGGTATTCACTTTTGTACCAAATGAGATGATCGAAAAACAACCAGAAGCTTTTTTGAAAAACGATGCCATGAATGGAGGAGTTGACCAATTATATTATGGCGTTGATGGACCTTGGGCTAGTTATACTCAGTATGTATTAGATAGTAGTCGAAAAGGACTTACTGTCGGTAAAGGTTATGGTTCTCAAGAGGGTAAACAGATTGTTTATGGCGGTTTGCGAATGGGGGGGCGTAGTTATTATGCACTCAATTTGCAAGATATGAGCAATCCGAAATTACTGTTCCAAATATCTCCCGATGAGCAAAAAACTTATTATAACGGTTCAAGTAACACTTATGCTGCGCTAAGTAATATGGGCCAAAGTTGGTCTAAGCCGAGTATTGGTTGGGTAAATTGGAAGAAAAGCGATGGTAAAACTACTGAGCGTAAACGAGTAATGTTTGTTGGCGGTGGTTATGATGAAGGCTATGAGAGTGATACCTATAACCCTAGCATTAGTCAAGGTGCAGGTGTATATATGTTTGACGCTGATAACGGTAAGCTGCTTTGGTGGGCTAGTGCTAAAGCGACTACAGCTCAAGGTGCTGAAGCCTATACTCAATCTGATAATTTAAAATATAGCGTAGTAAGCGAAATTCGTACTGAAGATCGAAATGGTGATGGTTTGATTGATCATCTTTATTTTGGTGATTTAGGTGGGCAACTATTCCGTATCGATTTAGATAATACCGCTGCAACGAATGCAAGCTTTGCCAAGCCACCAAAATTGTTGTTGAATTTAAATAATGGTGCGGCTAGTCCACGTTTCTATGAAATGCCTGCATTTTCAGTATATGACTATAATGGTACAACATTTGCTGTTGTTTCCATTGGTAGTGGTAATCGTAGTAAACCTTTAGCTCAGTACGCATCGGGCCAAGGTTATAATTATGATGCGGTATATAATATTTACGACAAAGATGTAGCAGATAGAAATTTATATAAAGCTGATTTCGTATATCAAACTCCAATCACAAATACTAATCAATTGGGGGAAATTACTAATTCAAACTGGAATACTTATGATGATGGTGCAGTCGCTTTACTTTCTGCTACCCGTGGATGGTTCTATCGATTCAAGTCGGCCAATATTCAAGATGCTAAAGTATTTGCAACACCAATCGTATTAAATCATCGTATGTTTGTTTCTACTTTTGATGGTGGAAAAGCAGGTATGTCTGGAGATTGTGGAGCAGGAGTAAAAGGTGAAAGCTTTTTAAATCAGTTCTGTATGCCTTTTGGACAATGTAGCAAATCTACTCTAACAGCTGAAAATAATGGTGATTTTCAGTGTGCGCCTGGTACAACTTGTTCGCAAGGAGCCGGTATTCAAGATACTACAGTGGTAGATGATGGTGGTAGTAATAATAATGATGGTGGTGGTGGTAATGGGGGTGGAAGTCCCAATAATAAGAACTATTGTGTAAATATGGGTAATCGTGGTGTTACCACTATCGGCGGTATTATTGCCTCGAATAGTAGTAAAATGTGTTTAATACCACAGCGCTGGTATGTTCGTTAA
- a CDS encoding PilW family protein — MKKYQGFTLIELILSLALGLIITAAAILLFLTSQKSLSMQMGVSDVQDNANFGLNYLTQDIRLANLNNPKAIINDQTAYGGIVLTSATNSVKDAANEPLSNLYKTIAGVTANTSLLSRSQGDAIGSANAWTGVSNVQSNGSDIASDQLVIQYVPQYTIDTKGTPTQADDEYIGGTDCEGNKLNFPLASGRQVIVQRYFLRKDTNNNSDEPNQPLALACDAGYYPLTGNPTAITRYGDAGEIIMKRVDYFRVLLNVQGDSGRRYISVHDYLSLTAPRPRIVSVQIGLLTRSLQPVGAEVAIKDDQQFTVLDQTITVKKPANSTKKYLRQVITQTIALRNVFGERGE; from the coding sequence ATGAAAAAATATCAAGGTTTTACATTAATCGAACTCATACTTTCATTAGCCTTAGGTCTTATCATTACTGCAGCTGCAATATTATTGTTTTTAACTAGCCAAAAAAGTTTATCTATGCAGATGGGGGTCTCTGATGTGCAAGATAATGCTAATTTTGGACTTAACTATTTAACCCAAGATATTCGTCTTGCAAACTTAAATAATCCCAAAGCAATTATTAATGATCAAACTGCTTATGGCGGTATTGTTTTAACATCTGCGACTAACTCTGTTAAAGATGCAGCTAATGAACCTCTTAGCAATCTTTATAAAACTATTGCTGGCGTAACTGCTAACACCAGTTTACTTTCGCGCAGTCAGGGAGATGCGATTGGTAGTGCTAATGCATGGACTGGAGTATCAAACGTCCAGAGTAATGGGAGTGATATTGCTAGTGACCAACTCGTTATTCAATATGTACCACAATATACGATTGATACAAAAGGTACCCCGACTCAAGCCGATGATGAATATATAGGCGGTACAGATTGTGAAGGGAATAAGCTGAATTTTCCTCTTGCCAGTGGACGTCAGGTCATAGTTCAACGATATTTTTTACGAAAAGATACCAATAATAATAGTGATGAACCTAATCAACCTTTAGCACTTGCTTGTGATGCTGGTTATTACCCACTAACGGGGAATCCAACTGCGATAACTCGTTATGGGGATGCAGGTGAAATTATAATGAAACGCGTAGACTATTTTCGGGTTTTACTGAATGTTCAGGGGGATTCTGGTAGACGGTATATTTCGGTACATGATTATTTAAGTTTAACAGCTCCTCGCCCACGTATTGTTTCGGTACAAATCGGATTATTAACCCGCTCATTACAACCTGTAGGTGCAGAAGTCGCAATTAAAGATGATCAACAATTTACAGTGTTAGACCAAACTATTACCGTCAAAAAGCCTGCAAATTCTACAAAAAAATATTTGCGTCAAGTGATAACACAAACAATTGCCTTACGTAATGTATTTGGGGAGCGTGGGGAATGA
- the pilV gene encoding type IV pilus modification protein PilV, with amino-acid sequence MNRMEHQRGMGMIEILVALLILAIGILGFVALQYRALEASSESTSRVQAITIARDIAERIRVNRNSLAVYSQQLQDPSKQKDFVKNCFQDNCSDTDLADFDVAQVAKTVSSLGMTINMVACPKTNNRQCIYIAWGDTSATNGTGAGDCTQDTSYNDNSTCVIMETY; translated from the coding sequence ATGAATAGGATGGAACACCAACGTGGTATGGGGATGATTGAAATCTTAGTTGCTTTGCTGATCTTAGCAATAGGTATATTAGGATTTGTTGCTTTGCAATACAGAGCATTAGAAGCAAGTTCAGAGAGTACCTCACGTGTACAGGCGATTACGATAGCGCGTGATATAGCAGAACGTATTAGAGTCAATCGTAATTCTTTAGCTGTGTATAGCCAACAACTTCAAGATCCGAGTAAACAAAAAGACTTCGTTAAAAATTGTTTTCAAGACAATTGTAGTGATACGGATTTAGCTGATTTCGATGTCGCACAAGTTGCTAAAACTGTCTCTTCCTTGGGCATGACTATCAATATGGTTGCTTGTCCAAAAACTAATAATCGGCAATGTATTTATATTGCATGGGGGGACACCAGTGCAACGAATGGCACTGGTGCGGGAGATTGTACCCAAGATACTTCATATAATGATAATTCAACTTGCGTGATTATGGAGACCTATTAA
- the rpsP gene encoding 30S ribosomal protein S16 — protein sequence MVVIRLARGGAKKRPFYQIVVTDSRNARDGRFIERIGFFNPTAQGQAEKLRLDADRFAHWVSQGAQPSERVASLAAQAKKATA from the coding sequence ATGGTTGTTATTCGTTTAGCACGTGGCGGCGCAAAAAAACGTCCATTCTATCAAATCGTTGTGACTGATAGCCGCAATGCACGTGATGGTCGTTTCATCGAGCGTATCGGTTTCTTTAACCCAACTGCACAAGGTCAAGCAGAAAAACTTCGTTTAGACGCAGACCGTTTTGCTCACTGGGTTTCTCAAGGTGCTCAACCTTCAGAACGTGTTGCTTCTTTAGCTGCTCAAGCTAAAAAAGCTACTGCATAA
- the ispH gene encoding 4-hydroxy-3-methylbut-2-enyl diphosphate reductase, protein MEIVLANPRGFCAGVDRAIAIVNRALECFNPPIYVRHEVVHNKFVVDDLRQRGAVFVDELDQVPDDSIVIFSAHGVSKAVQQEAERRGLKVFDATCPLVTKVHIEVTKYAREGTEAILIGHEGHPEVEGTMGQYDKLKGGDIYLVEDEADVEALQVRHPEKLAFVTQTTLSIDDTAKVIDALRAKFPKIQGPRKDDICYATQNRQDAVRDLAEKCDVVLVVGSPNSSNSNRLRELAERMGKAAYLVDNADQLEQSWFNDTCKIGVTAGASAPEILIKQVIQRLQDWGAQAPKELEGREENITFSLPKELRIHVTQA, encoded by the coding sequence ATGGAAATTGTGTTAGCTAATCCGCGTGGTTTTTGTGCCGGTGTTGATCGAGCCATAGCAATCGTCAATCGGGCTTTGGAATGCTTTAATCCTCCTATTTATGTGCGTCATGAAGTTGTACACAATAAATTCGTAGTAGATGATTTGCGTCAAAGAGGGGCGGTTTTTGTTGATGAGCTGGATCAGGTTCCAGATGATTCTATTGTCATTTTCAGTGCGCACGGTGTTTCAAAAGCAGTTCAGCAAGAAGCAGAGCGTCGAGGCTTAAAAGTTTTTGATGCGACTTGCCCTTTAGTGACTAAAGTACATATTGAGGTAACTAAATATGCTCGTGAAGGAACTGAAGCAATTTTAATTGGTCATGAAGGTCATCCTGAAGTTGAAGGTACGATGGGACAATATGACAAATTAAAAGGTGGGGACATTTATCTGGTGGAAGATGAGGCTGATGTGGAGGCCCTGCAGGTAAGACATCCAGAAAAATTGGCTTTTGTTACTCAAACAACTTTATCTATTGATGATACAGCAAAAGTCATTGATGCTTTGCGTGCAAAATTCCCAAAAATTCAAGGACCGCGTAAAGATGATATTTGCTACGCAACTCAAAACCGACAAGATGCGGTACGTGACTTAGCTGAAAAATGCGATGTGGTACTGGTTGTTGGTTCACCTAATTCATCAAATTCAAATCGTTTACGTGAGCTCGCTGAACGTATGGGTAAGGCCGCGTATCTTGTCGATAATGCTGATCAACTTGAACAATCATGGTTCAATGATACTTGCAAAATTGGTGTTACAGCAGGCGCTTCAGCTCCAGAAATCTTAATTAAGCAAGTCATTCAGCGTTTACAAGATTGGGGTGCTCAAGCTCCTAAAGAGTTAGAAGGACGTGAAGAAAATATTACTTTTAGTCTTCCTAAAGAATTGCGTATTCATGTGACTCAAGCATAA